The proteins below are encoded in one region of Hordeum vulgare subsp. vulgare chromosome 3H, MorexV3_pseudomolecules_assembly, whole genome shotgun sequence:
- the LOC123444556 gene encoding exonuclease 1, giving the protein MGIQGLLPQLKSIMAPIRMEDLRGQTVAVDTYSWLHKGALSCGDRLCKGIPTTRHIEYCMHRVNLLRHHGVKPILVFDGGFLPMKSEQEVKRARSRKENLERAREHEAAGNSRAAFDCYQKAVDITPKIALELIQVLKQEKVDYIVAPYEADAQMTFLSVNKLVDAVITEDSDLIPFGCSRIIFKMDKFGQGVEFQITRLERNRELDLNGFTKQMLLEMCILSGCDYLPSLPGMGVKRAHALIQKLKSHEKVIKHLRYSAVSVPPQYEENFKKAIWAFQFQRVYDPATEDIVHLSGIPSDLSEDDFLGPWLPQAVVKGIALGEIDPLTKEPFEASTPCSAPAADKGYPVKESIIPSNGKKRLELPVQKNILTNYFCLTSLEAKRKFRAPKVIPKQQTLHESSLPSPQTEDSATPDSGAPKAKLKFRAPKVTPKQQMLHESSLPSPQTEDSGTPDSVEDTSSPMKNIQFSQYSSDHFSSEPPRDDSVDASQRSTEHYGRAFPWDDSDSVSPHCTSRDIGSGPPPRDQHIEDTEVEVSYCNTSAVPISPCLERMSPGIADPSLVSHNTEPSIPMPHYAESNVAPTSRNITARSSYFKKDKRVFTNQVEEQLDDDDDNTEAGTSTLSGVQPRNPGGVLKRRKLWDPQNFEDETLLPTSSHDSPAVDEGCGTDSLDDIDTTSEGRFGCNVSHVNTYSGIAEKSMDKFAALISSFRYAGSRASGLRAPLKDVKNTLSVRSILRPSEQNLRCTAKKTARGHRSECRSRSDAPNSADGPPDPRAFAHSPVFLPDLGKITDKDVDPATSPPDLRTFGHAPARSTTGSCPDQSKNTRKTVGTAVSPLDLSTFAYRPTTTASRSERSKLSPTAIRTADSPPDLSAFAYKPMKPLDGSRFAGTTLAASRRNSRGRFT; this is encoded by the exons atggggaTCCAGGGTTTGCTGCCGCAACTCAAGTCGATAATGGCGCCCATCAGGATGGAGGACCTGAGGGGGCAAACGGTCGCCGTCGACACCTACTCCTGGCTCCACAAGGGCGCCCTCTCCTGCGGCGACCGCCTCTGCAAGGGCATCCCCACCACCAG GCACATTGAGTACTGCATGCATAGGGTTAACTTGTTGCGGCACCATGGCGTGAAGCCAATTCTTGTATTTGATGGAGGCTTTCTGCCAATGAAGAGCGAACAAGAGGTCAAACGTGCAAG GTCACGAAAGGAAAATCTTGAGCGTGCCAGGGAACATGAAGCAGCTGGGAATTCCCGTGCTGCTTTCGACTGCTATCAGAAAGCTGTTGACATTACACCTAAAAttgctttggaactgatccag GTACTGAAGCAAGAAAAGGTTGATTATATTGTTGCGCCTTACGAAGCAGATGCACAAATGACATTCTTATCTGTCAACAAACTTGTTGACGCTGTGATTACCGAGGATTCAGATTTAATACCATTTGGCTGTTCTAGA ATTATTTTCAAGATGGACAAATTTGGGCAAGGTGTTGAATTCCAGATAACACGATTAGAACGAAACAGGGAGCTGGACTTAAATGGATTCACGAAACAGATGTTACTAGAGATGTGTATTTTAAGTGGCTGTGACTATCTTCCATCGTTGCCGGGAATGGGTGTCAAACGTGCTCATGCACTCATCCAAAAACTTAAGAGTCATGAGAAG GTAATCAAGCACCTGAGGTACAGTGCTGTTTCTGTTCCACCTCAATATGAAGAGAATTTCAAGAAGGCAATATGGGCATTTCAGTTCCAAAGGGTCTATGATCCTGCGACAGAAGATATTGTGCATTTGTCTGGCATTCCTAGCGACCTCAGCGAAGACGACTTTCTGGGCCC ATGGTTACCACAGGCTGTTGTCAAAGGTATTGCTCTAGGGGAAATCGATCCACTTACAAAGGAACCGTTTGAG GCCAGCACTCCTTGCAGTGCACCTGCTGCTGATAAAGGTTATCCGGTCAAGGAGTCTATTATTCCTTCAAATGGAAAGAAGAGGCTAGAATTGCCTGTACAGAAAAACATATTGACAAATTACTTCT GCTTAACATCGCTTGAGGCAAAACGGAAGTTCAGGGCACCTAAGGTTATACCCAAGCAACAAACATTGCATGAATCTTCTTTGCCGAGCCCTCAGACTGAAGACTCTGCTACCCCTGATTCAGGGGCACCTAAGGCAAAACTGAAGTTCAGGGCACCTAAGGTTACACCCAAGCAACAAATGTTGCATGAATCTTCTTTGCCGAGCCCTCAGACTGAAGACTCTGGTACCCCTGATTCAGTTGAAGACACTAGCTCGCCAATGAAAAATATTCAATTCTCTCAGTATAGTTCTGATCATTTTAGCTCTGAACCTCCTCGAGATGATTCAGTTGATGCTTCTCAACGTAGTACTGAGCATTATGGTCGTGCCTTCCCCTGGGACGATTCAGATAGTGTTTCACCCCACTGTACTTCTCGTGATATTGGCAGTGGTCCTCCTCCTAGGGACCAACACATTGAAGATACAGAG GTTGAGGTCAGTTATTGCAACACAAGTGCAGTGCCAATAAGTCCTTGCTTAGAGA GGATGTCACCTGGGATAGCAGATCCATCATTAGTTTCTCACAACACGGAGCCATCTATACCAATGCCACATTATGCTGAAAGCAATGTGGCTCCTACTAGCAGAAATATTACTGCAAGGAGTTCATACTTCAAGAAAGACAAGAGAGTTTTCACAAATCAAGTAGAAGAGCagttagatgatgatgatgataacacTGAGGCTGGTACTTCCACTCTTTCTGGAGTTCAACCGAGGAACCCTGGAGGTGTCCTGAAGAGAAGAAAACTTTGGGATCCCCAAAATTTTGAAGAC GAAACATTGCTGCCAACTAGTTCACATGACAGTCCAGCAGTTGATGAAG GCTGTGGTACTGATTCCCTTGATGACATCGACACAACTTCTGAAGGAAGATTCGGATGCAATGTTTCCCATGTGAATACTTACAGTGGCATTGCGGAGAAATCGATGGATAAGTTTGCTGCACTGATATCGTCTTTCAGATACGCAGGCTCCCGTGCCAGTGGCCTTCGTGCTCCTTTAAAGGATGTGAAGAATACCCTTTCTGTAAG ATCTATTCTCAGACCCTCGGAACAGAACCTCCGGTGTACAGCTAAGAAGACCGCGAGAGGTCATCGTTCAGAATGCAGATCCAGAAGTGATGCCCCAAATAGTGCCGACGGTCCTCCTGATCCGAGGGCGTTTGCACACAGCCCTGTTTTCCTTCCTGATCTGGGGAAGATCACCGATAAAGATGTAGATCCTGCTACCAGCCCTCCTGATCTGCGTACATTTGGGCATGCACCGGCAAGATCCACTACTGGTAGTTGTCCTGATCAAAGCAAGAACACTCGTAAAACAGTGGGCACTGCTGTCAGTCCTCTTGATCTGAGCACATTTGCATACCGACCCACGACTACTGCTAGTCGCTCTGAGCGGAGCAAATTGTCTCCTACAGCTATAAGAACTGCTGACAGTCCTCCTGATCTGAGCGCATTTGCATATAAACCCATGAAACCTTTGGATGGGAGCAGGTTTGCAGGGACAACATTAGCGGCTTCTAGACGAAATTCTCGGGGCCGATTCACATAG